A stretch of DNA from Pasteurellaceae bacterium RH1A:
AAGAAATGGAAGGCCTAGAAACGGAAATTATGCAGGCCATGGGCTTTGATGATCCCTATTTGAGCGAGAAGGTCTAAGACAAGCGGGTAAATTTTTGCAGATTTTGGCAAATTTTTACCCGCTTGCCCCTACTCCACCAACAGTTCCCAGCCAATCTCCCGCAGGCAGTCCTGTTCTTCAATCAAGTCAGCTAAAACCAGCGGATTATCCGCTAAAAAGTCTGCTGGAAAGGCTAATTTCCAATGGTGGTATTTGGTGGACAGGGTTAGTTTATCTAGGGGCAGGGCCACCGCTTGGCGGGAACGATTGAGTAAAACCGCCAAACGAAAAAGCCGAATTAACGTGATGATGTCACGGTTTTGAAAACGGTTAATGGGGCGAATTTGGCTGCGTTTAAAGGCCTTTTGCTGAAAACGCATAAGGCTGGCCAGCAGGGTCTGCTGTTCGTGGTCAAAGCCTGGCAGCTCGGTGTGGGTCAAAATATAAGCAGCATGGCGGTGGGCAAAGTTGTGGTTGATGGCCAGGCCGATTTCATGCAAGAGGCTGGCTGTGTGCAAAATGCCATACAGCTCATAACGCTGAGGGGCATCTCGCCACATACTTATTTGCTCAAAGAGAACCTTGGCCGTTTCTTGCACCCGCTTGGCCTGAACCTGGTCAATATCAAACTGTAGGGCCAGGGCTTCTGCCGTACGCTGGCGAATATCAGTAACCTGAAAGGCCTTCTCCAGGCCATACATGACCCCTTCCCTTAAAGCACCATTGGAATAACGCATGGCCTCAATATTAAAGGTATGGAAGAGGGCCAGCAAAATAGCCAGGCCTGGCACTAAAACGTCTGCCCGCTCCTCCAGCACGCCCTTCATTTTTAAATCATTGAGGTTGGAAAAGGCTAGGCAACGGGTCACCAGCTCCTGCAAACGGGGTTCAGTGATCTTGCCATCACGATAGCCATTGGCCATCAAGACCTTGCTCACGGTTTTAATGGTGCCAGAAGACCCCAGCACGCACTGCCAGCCCAGTTCTCGGTACTCCCAGGCCAGGTCTTCAATCTTTTCCATGGCCAAATGATAGGCTGCCTCAAAACGCTCCTTGCTCAACTCCCCTTGCGGAAAAAAACGCTTGGCGAAGCTGACACAGCCCATGTGACGGCTTTCTGCCCGCAGGGGTTGAAAATCATCGCCAATGCTCATTTCCGTTGAGCCGCCGCCAATATCCACCACCAGCTTGCGCCCCTTTTCAGGCTGGGTATGGCTGACGCCCGAATATATGAGGCGTGCTTCCTCCTGGCCTGAAATAATCTTGATCTCATAGGGGAAAACCTTGGCTGCCTCCGCCAAGAAGGCTTCCTTATTAACTGCTCGACGCAAGGTATAGGTGCCCACCACCTTGACATTTTCAGGGGCAAAGCCTGCCAAGCGGTCGGCAAACAAGGCCAGACAAGCCACGCCCCGCTCAATGGCCTCTTGGCTGAGAATCCGCTCCTCATTTAAACCATCCGCCAAACGCACCCGCCGCTTGATGCGTGAAAGCACCTGAATGGAGCCATTCACAATGCGGGCAACAATCATATGAAAGCTATTAGAGCCAAGATCAATGGCGGCAAATTCACGAGGCGGCAAAAAATGGGGCTGCATAAGATTCCTTTAATTGGGTTGAGGCGACCTTATTCTAATATAAAAGCCCCAAGAGTTAAGCAAAATTTGCAAGTTTTTAAGAAAAATAGGCCGCTTGTAAGAAGCTGCCCAAAAACTTTGTTATAATGCCCTATTTCTACTCCCATAAGGAACATTATGATTACACTACACACCAACTTTGGCGACATTAAAATCGCCCTAAACCATGAAAAAGCGCCAAATACGGCCGACAACTTTGAACAATACTGCCGTGATGGCTTCTACAACAACACCATTTTCCACCGTGTGATTGACGGTTTTATGATCCAAGGCGGCGGTATGGAACCTGGCCTTCTTGAAAAGCCAACCCGTGCGCCCATTAAAAACGAGGCCAATAATGGCTTGAGCAATATTAAAGGCTCAATTGCTATGGCTCGTACGTCTGACCCACATTCCGCCACCGCCCAGTTCTTTATTAACGTGGCCGACAACACCTTCTTAGACTACCGTGCCAAAGAGATGTTTGGTCGTGAAGTGGTGCAAGAATGGGGCTATGCCGTCTTCGGCCAAGTAGTTGAGGGCATGGATGTGGTTGAGAAAATCAAGGGCGTGAAAACGGGTAACAAGGGTTTTCACCAAGATGTCCCGACTGAAGATGTGATTATCACGTCAGTGACGGTTGAATAAATTTTCTTTTAGTTCCCCCCCTCCGCCTTCGGCACATCCCCCCGTAAACGGGGGAGGGAAGTTCATCAAGATATTCAAGTACCTTTCGCTCCCCCTGCTTGCGGGGGAGCTGCCGAAGGCTGAGGGGGGCATAACCTATATTCCCATGCAAATCTACCTCGTTGGCGGCGCTGTCCGTGATAAATTATTAGGCCTGCCCGTCAAAGATCGGGACTGGCTGGTGGTGGGTGCCAAACCTGAAACCCTACTTGCCCAAGGCTTTGAACAGGTCGGCAAGGACTTCCCTGTCTTTCTCCACCCCCAAACCCACGAAGAATATGCCCTAGCCCGCACCGAACGCAAAAATGGCACAGGCTACCACGGCTTTAGCTGCGACTTCACCCCAGATGTCACCCTAGAGCAAGACCTGCTTCGCCGAGATTTAACCATCAACGCCATGGCAGAAGATGAAAAAGGCCAAATCATCGACCCATATCATGGCCAACAAGACCTAGCCAACCGCCTCTTACGCCATGTCTCCCCTGCCTTTGCCGAAGATCCGCTACGGGTTTTGCGGCTAGCTCGCTTTGCTGCCCGTTTTTATAGACAAGGCTTTGCCATTGCAGCTGAAACCCTGGCGCTTATGCAAGAGATGGTAAAAGCGGGCGAGCTGACTCATCTGACGGCTGAACGGGTCTGGCTTGAAACCCAAAAGGCCTTTCAAACGGATCATCTTCATATCTATTTTGAGGTCTTACGGGAAGTCGGTGCGCTTGAAGTTCTCTTTCCTGAATTAGCCAGGCTTTTCGGCGTGCCTCAGCCAGAAAAACATCACCCTGAAATCGACAGCGGCATCCACACCCTTATGGCCATGGCTCAAGCCAAGCGTTTAAGCCCCCTGGCCAATAACCCAGAAGCCCTGATCTTCGCCCTGCTCTGCCATGATCTAGGCAAGGGCTTAACACCTAAAGACATTCTACCCCACCATTACGGGCATGAAAAAGCTGGCCTCAAACCAACAGAAGCCCTCTGCAATAGGCTCAAAGTGCCAAGTGAGGTCAAGGACTTTGCTAAACTTGTCACGGAATTTCACACCCACATCCACAAAATCGCTGAGCTACGGCCTGAAACCGTGGTCAAGCTCTTTAATCACTTAGATATCTGGCGTAAACCTGCCCGCTTTGAGGATTTCCTCCTGGCCTGCGAAGCTGACGCCAGAGGGCGATTAGGTTTTGAAAATCGAGATTACCCACAGCGGGAATATGCCCGCCAGCTCTACCTTGCCGCCAACCAAGTAGATGTACAGGCCGTTATTCAAGACGGTTTTGAAAAACAGGCTATTCGGGAAGAGTTAAACAAGCGGAGAAAAGGGGCCATAGCCCAGTGGAAACAGGCACAAAAAAAATAGGAACCTCAGGTTCCTATTTTTATCTCTACAGGCTTCTACGTTCAGCCATGATCTTGCCCATGGCTGCCAGCTCATCTTCCGCCAAATGCTGTTTGCCTAGCTCAAAGAGCGGCTCTTCAATGGCAATATGGACATCATAACCAGCCACAAACTTCTGAATAAGTTCCCGATCAACATTGTCTCGGTTGCCTGCCAAGAGAGCTTCTAGCTGCTCTCTCAACAAGGCCCAATTGTGGTGCAGCTCATGATGCTGGCTTTCCAGGGTATCAATATCGGCCTGAGCCTCAGGTGCAGCCTTGGCCAGGGCTGGGAAGAAATCTTTTTCCTCATCATCGTGATGAAGGGGTGCCGCCTTGTTAAAATAATTTAAGATCTGCTGCACATCATTTTTGACTGCTTGGTTAATGCCATGCTGGGCCAAATAATCCGGCAAGATCTGCAACTGCTTACAAAAAGCCTTAACCCGCCCGTGGCAGGCATAAAGCATTTCAATGGGTTCATCCCAGGTCACAAAATTTTGGGGGAGAGTTGTTGGATCATAAATTTCCTTTTATTCTTCAAATAAACGTTTTAATTCTTTTTCGTAAAGATAAACATTAACAGGATTAGTTGGTAAAAGCGACTCGAGGTATTCATTGGCTCTTTTCACATAAGCCTCATGTTGCTTATCGTGGTTTTCAATCACATCTAATAAGACTTTAGCTCCTTCAAAAGCATCAAATTCAGGGTAATAATAACCTACTCCCTTGGGTAAGAAAGGCGAATTATGGATCAGGGGATAACCACCATAAAGAATATCATTATAGGCATTATTTAAGCCATTTTCCCATTGGTGACTCACGACAATATCCACATAACGTGTTAAGTAATCAGGCAATTGATAACGTCTTTCAACCGTCATAATATCATCTCTTACCAATTCTGTTCGCCCAATAAAATTAAAAAAGGTCGGATTGTCTTTCTTGTTATAGGTATTACAGGCGTAAAAATGTTTGATTTTTTCGGGAGCTGTGCGGTAAGCCTGTTCACAAATAAGAATCGGGGTAAAACAGGTTTTAACTACATTACTATTAGGTTCAAAGCAGGCTAGGCGCTTACTCTTTTGAGATAAATCGGGCTTATAGCCAAATTTAAGCTGATACTTATCATCTAAATTTTTAATCACCTTATCACAAAAAATAGGTGACCAAATATAAGGAACTATATACGATTCGCAATGTTGCATAATGGATAAGTATGAGCGACACATCTTATCATGGTGGGGCAACATCCAAATAGCATCAAACTTGGCCCCATTAAAAAGTCGGCCAGCACGACGGTCAAAGAGGAAATACTCTACATCCATGATATAGCTATTCCCCATCTTATAAGAAACCACCTTACCACCATGGCTATGCATACGCCTAACTTGGGAGGGTTCAATAGTAATACTGCCCTCAATAAGCACATCTAGATCATCGATCACATCATTGACATAGGCAAACTTCAGATCCATTCCATCCAACATAAAGCCACTTGGCGGTGTAGTGGTATTCTCCAGCCCCCAAGAGACTAAATAGATATCCTCAACCAGATCAGAAGATTTAAATAAGGTATAGAGATGAATCACATTCTGATTAACCCCATTAGACCAAATATCCTTTACTTCGGCCTCTAAATTAAAGGTAATCCCAAGTTTATATTTACGCATTAGCACTCCTTTTTAATTCTTTTAGATCAAAACACCTTGTACGCTGATCTAAAAGAATTAAAAGCTCCCCTAGGGGACTAGGGAAGCTTTGCTCAAGGTTAAGATTTAAGGCTTATTTCCACTGATAACCAACGCCAGCCCCGAAGTTATAATCACCTTGGGTTGTCGCAGCACCACTGAACTTAATAATCACCTTGTTATTATCACTCAGTTTGGAATACCCTACAGCAACAGCACTTTGGCCATTATAAGAACCAACGCCTACCCCTACAAGGTTTGCACCTGTTTGAGTAACTTGTGGAATATTTGCGATCGCTGTTGCTCCTGCAATACCACCTCGTAATTTCTTATCGGCTTTTCTTAAGTCTTTGCGAACAGCATTGATAGAATTATCAACATAGCGTTTATTGACGGCATCTGTTCCTTTTACAGGATCTGCCACATTCGTTACACGTCGCTCTTTACCAACACTACCAACCGAAACCGTATTGATCTCATTCGCAATCGATCCCTGGCCTAGAGCAACTGAATTCTCTGCTGTTGCCTGAGCATTTTGCCCTACAGCGGTTGAATTTGTACCCGTTGCTTTTGCACCATTACCGTTGGCTGTCGAATTTTTACCCGTGGCTTTTGCACTATGGCCAGTAGCCGTAGATTTCTCACCACTAGCATCAGAACCATATCCTAAAGATGTACTATCTTGTCCATTGGCTTTAGCACTTTCTGCTCCGCTAGTGTTATCTGCTGCAAATGCTGTTTTGCCATCTGCACTAATTAAGCCTGACTTCTCAATGGTCTGAACTGAATCAGAAGCTGCTTTGGCAGAGTCTGAAGCTGAATCTGCTGACTTAGCAGAGTCCGAAGCTGATTTTTCAGAGTCGCTGGCGGACTTGGCAGAGTCAGAAGCTGAATCTGATGCAGAGTCTGCTGATTTAGCGGAATCTGAAGCCGATTTTGCAGAGTCGCTGGCGGACTTAGCAGAATCAGAAGCTGAATCTGATGCAGAGTCTGCTGATTTAGCGGAATCTGAAGCTGATTTAGCTGAGTCGCTGGCGGACTTAGCAGAATCAGAGGATGAATCTGATGCAGAGTCTGCGGACTTAGCTGAGTCTGAAGCCGATTTAGCTGAATCACTGGCTGACTTAGCAGAATCAGAGGCTGAATCTGATGCAGAGTCTGCTGATTTAGCGGAATCTGAAGCCGATTTAGCTGAATCACTGGCGGACTTAGCAGAATCAGAAGCTGAATCTGATGCAGAGTCTGCTGATTTAGCCGAGTCTGAAGCTGATTTTTCAGAGTCACTGGCTGACTTGGCAGAATCAGAGGCTGAATCTGATGCAGAGTCTGCTGACTTAGCCGAGTCTGAAGCTGATTTTGCAGAATCGCTAGCGGATTTAGCAGAATCAGAGGCGGAATCTGATGCAGAGTCTGCTGATTTAGCCGAATCTGAAGCTGATTTAGCTGAATCACTGGCTGACTTGGCAGAATCAGAGGCTAAATCTGATGCAGAGTCTGCTGACTTAGCCGAGTCTGAAGCTGATTTTGCAGAATCGCTAGCGGATTTAGCAGAATCAGAGGCGGAATCTGATGCAGAGTCTGCTGACTTAGCCGAGTCTGAAGCTGATTTTGCAGAATCGCTAGCGGATTTAGCAGAATCAGAAGCTGAATCTGATGCAGAGTCTGCTGATTTAGCCGAGTCTGAAGCCGATTTAGCTGAATCACTGGCTGACTTAGCAGAATCAGAGGCCGAGTCTGATGCAGAGTCTGCGGACTTAGCCGAGTCTGAAGCTGATTTAGCTGAGTCGCTGGCGGACTTAGCAGAATCAGAAGCTGAATCTGATGCAGCATCTGCTGATTTAGCCGAGTCTGAAGCCGATTTAGCTGAGTCGCTGGCTGACTTAGCAGAATCAGAAGCTGAATCTGATGCAGAGTCTGCGGACTTAGCTGAGTCTGAAGCCGATTTAGCTGAATCACTGGCGGACTTAGCAGAATCAGAAGCTGAATCTGATGCAGAGTCTGCTGATTTAGCGGAATCTGAAGCCGATTTTGCAGAGTCGCTGGCTGACTTAGCAGAATCAGAGGCCGAGTCTGATGCAGCATCTGCTGATTTAGCCGAGTCTGAAGCCGATTTAGCTGAGTCGCTGGCGGACTTAGCAGAATCAGAAGCTGAATCTGATGCAGAGTCTGCTGATTTAGCCGAATCTGAAGCCGATTTAGCTGAGTCGCTGGCTGACTTGGTAGAATCAGAGGCCGAGTCTGATGCAGCATCTGCTGACTTAGCTGAGTCTGAAGCTGATTTTGCAGAATCAGAAGCTGAATCTGATGCAGAGTCTGCTGATTTAGCAGAGTCCGAAGCTGATTTAGCAGAGTCCGAAGCTGATTTAGCTGAGTCACTGGCGGACTTAGCAGAATCAGAAGCTGAATCTGATGCAGAGTCTGCTGATTTAGCGGAATCTGAAGCCGATTTAGCTGAATCACTGGCTGACTTAGCAGAATCAGAAGCTGAATCTGATGCAGAGTCTGCTGATTTAGCGGAATCTGAAGCCGATTTTGCAGAGTCGCTGGCGGACTTAGCAGAATCAGAAGCTGAATCTGATGCAGAGTCTGCTGATTTAGCGGAATCTGAAGCTGATTTAGCGGAATCTGAAGCTGATTTAGCTGAGTCGCTGGCAGACTTAGCAGAATCAGAGGCTGAATCTGATGCAGAGTCTGCGGACTTAGCTGAGTCTGAAGCCGATTTAGCTGAATCACTGGCGGACTTAGCAGAATCAGAAGCTGAATCTGATGCAGAGTCTGCTGATTTAGCCGAGTCTGAAGCCGATTTAGCTGAATCACTGGCTGACTTAGCAGAATCAGAGGCCGAGTCTGATGCAGAGTCTGCGGACTTAGCCGAGTCTGAAGCTGATTTAGCTGAGTCGCTGGCGGACTTAGCAGAATCAGAAGCTGAATCTGATGCAGCATCTGCTGATTTAGCCGAGTCTGAAGCCGATTTAGCTGAGTCGCTGGCTGACTTAGCAGAATCAGAAGCTGAATCTGATGCAGAGTCTGCGGACTTAGCTGAGTCTGAAGCCGATTTAGCTGAATCACTGGCGGACTTAGCAGAATCAGAAGCTGAATCTGATGCAGAGTCTGCTGATTTAGCGGAATCTGAAGCCGATTTTGCAGAGTCGCTGGCGGACTTAGCAGAATCAGAAGCTGAATCTGATGCTGAGTCTGCTGATTTAGCGGAATCTGAAGCCGATTTAGCTGAATCACTGGCTGACTTAGCAGAATCAGAAGCTGAATCTGATGCAGAGTCTGCTGATTTAGCGGAATCTGAAGCCGATTTTGCAGAATCGCTAGCGGATTTAGCAGAATCAGAGGCTGAGTCTGATGCAGCATCTGCTGATTTAGCCGAATCTGAAGCCGATTTAGCTGAGTCGCTGGCGGACTTAGCAGAATCAGAGGCTGAATCTGATGCAGCATCCGCTGATTTAGCCGAGTCCGAAGCTGATTTAGCTGAGTCCGAAGCTGATTTAGCTGAGTCGCTGGCTGACTTAGCAGAATCAGAGGCTGAATCTGATGCAGCATCTGCTGATTTAGCCGAATCTGAAGCCGATTTTGCAGAGTCGCTGGCGGACTTAGCAGAATCAGAAGCTGAATCTGATGCCGAGTCTGCTGATTTAGCCGAATCTGAAGCCGATTTAGCTGAGTCGCTGGCGGACTTGGCAGAATCAGAGGCCGAGTCTGATGCAGCATCTGCTGATTTAGCGGAATCTGAAGCCGATTTAGCTGAATCACTGGCTGACTTAGCAGAATCTGAAGCCGAGTCTGACGCTGCCTTAGCAGCATTTTCAGCCTTTTCAACCTGTGAGTTGATCTTATCCAAATTTTCGGTCACTGTTTTCGCAGCATCTGACGCAGCAGAAATAGCTGTTTTAGCCGTATTGGATAAGCCATAAATGATTTTTCCACTTCCATCTGTTGAAACAGAAAGATCTGATGTCGCACCAAAGGTTAAAGCATCATCACCACTTAATCTCCAAGTATCCGCAGTACCCTCTTTTGTTCCCGCTTCACTTTCATCATTTTTAACACTAAAAGTATAGCTGCGTCTATTTAATGCATCTGTCGCAGCTAAAGCAGCAGTTGCGGTGGTATTTGCGGTGTTCGCCACACCTTGGGCATTATTGGCTGTGGTATTTGCAGTATTTGCTACATCTTGAGCATTATTAGCTGTAGTATTTGCAGCATTTGCCACATCTTGGGCATTATTGGCTGTGGCATTTGCGGTATTCGCCACATTTTGGGCATTATTGGCTGTGGCATTTGCGGTATTCGCTACATTTTGGGCGTTATTGGCTGTGGCATTTGCGGTATTCGCTACATTTTGGGCATTATCCGCTGTGGTTTTAACTGCAAATAATTGGCTTCCATTAACCGCTTGTTTGCTATTAGCAGTAACGGTTCCATTAGCCACACCTTCAATAACATTGCCGCCCATATTAACAGTTTTACCTGAGCCAACCGTTAAACCACCATTCGCTGCAATTGAGCCTGCTGCGGTAATGGCACCTGTTGTATTGACTGTCGTAAACGTTGGGGTCATAGAGGTGCTAACCGTAAAGTTTGAGCGACTAAGATTAACATCAATATTATTTCCTGCCATGATTTTTAAGGTACTTCCTGTGCCAACAAAACTACGTTGTCCAGTACTCGTGCCTGAGCCACCATTGCCTGTTTCCACATAAAGACCAACTGCATTGACCGCCTGTACCAAAGTAGCGGTTGTTGCTAGGCCTTCTGTCGTTCCTGGTGCAGCAGCAACCCTTCCTCCATTAACATTAATACGTTGAGTCACAACATCAAATTTAACATCTGACTTATTCTCGCCGTCTGTTACCACTGCAGTAGTAAAGTTTCCATTGGTAAAATTCACTGCACCATTATTATTAATTCTAGATGAGTTACCATTGGCTTGAATATTAAAACCGCTGTTATTTACAAGATGATAAAGCTGGCTGCCGTTAATGGCATCAGTTGAGGTGGCAGAAACATCACCTGCTGCCACATTTTGGATTTGGCGTTCCTTACCTGCTGAACCAATAGAAACTACGCCATTAGCTGTAGAGGCCAGGCCTGCAAAAGAGCCATTTGTTGTCGTACCTCCATCTGCAACGATGGTGTAGTTATTGGCAGTGGCAGATGTTGTTGGGGCGGTTGTTGTTGAACTAACGCCAAGGGCAACGGAGTTAGCACTAGCATTCGCATTTGAACCTAAGGCCAAAGCGTTATTGCCCGTTGTATTACTAAAACTACCTAGTGCAGTTGAGTTCTGACCTTGAACAGTCACGTTATAACCAATACCAACCATATGGCGGTTATTTGTTCTTTCACCTCCATCACCTGCTTTAGCATTTGTACCCAAAACAATAGAACCTAAGCCTACACCCGTTATACGGCTATTAGAACCTATTGCAATCCCTGAGTTAATATCAAAAGAGACATTACTACCTATAGCTATAGCTCCATTTATGGCATTTTGACCGATAGATGAGCCATAGCCAACAACTGTTGCTGCAGATGCAGATGAGTTGGATGAAGAACCCACTACAACAGAATTGGTCTGAGCAGAAAATGAATTTGCACCAGCAACAAGAGAATTACGACCAATAGCACCTGCGGACGACTCTGTTGACCCAAAATTCGTCGTAGAACTTCCCCCTGTATTTGATCCCGTATTCACATGGAAATAGGAATCCGCTGAATATGTATTGGTTGATAAGAACAGTAGCAATGATGAAAAACATAAGGAAAATTTAAATGTTTTACTTAACCCTAAATGCCCTACCTCTAGCGTATGCTCTGTCGATGAGATTTTTACTCTTCCCTTAGCTAGTTCAGAAACGACAACCAAAGACTGAGTCGCTCGATTCCAAATTACCTTAAAGACCTTGTTCATATTAAATTCCTTACATTAAATCAATTAAAATACAATAAACCCCAAATTGCGCTGCGCATTCTATAGTCAAAGTATATGAAATGCAAAAGCAAAACCTTTCTTAGCTATAAAAAAATCACTTATAAATAAAAAGAGCAAGACCTCATCACCCATAATGAGTATCTCACTCCTTCTTTTTAGTATGTTTATATCTTAAACATTACTTTGCAAAGGCGGCACAGGCTTGCCGATTTTTTGGTAGAACTCCACTACAAAATCATCAAAGCGATCGTCCTCAATAGCCTGGCGGATTTGGGCCATGAGGCGTTGGTAGTAACGCAGGTTGTGGATGGTGTTGAGTCTGGCTCCTAGGATTTCGCCGCACTTATCCAAGTGATACAAATAGGCCTTGGTGTAGTTTTTGCAGGTGTAGCAGTCACATTCTGGGTCTAAAGGCGTGATGTCGTTACGGTATTTGGCGTTGCGGATCTTGACAATGCCATCACTGACAAACAAGTGGCCGTTGCGGGCATTGCGAGTTGGCATCACGCAGTCGAACATATCAATGCCTCGGCGAACGCCTTCTACCAAGTCCTCTGGCTTGCCCACGCCCATAAGATAACGGGGCTTGTCAGCTGGGATCTGTGGGCAGACGTATTCCAAAATACGGTGCATATCCTCTTTCGGCTCACCCACGGCCAGGCCGCCTACGGCATAGCCATCAAAGCCGATTTTAACCAGCTCTTCAACCGATACCTTGCGTAATTCTTCATAAACCCCACCCTGGATAATGCCAAAGAGGGCGTTTTGGTTGCCTAGTTCATCAAAGCGATCACGGCTGCGCTTGGCCCAGCGAAGGGACATTTCCATGGATTTCTTGGCATAGTCAAAGGTGGCAGGGTAAGGTGTGCATTCATCAAAAATCATCACAATATCCGAACCCAGGTCGTACTGGATTTCCATAGATTTTTCAGGTGAAAGGAAGATCTTTTCCCCGCTGATTGGG
This window harbors:
- a CDS encoding exopolyphosphatase, whose protein sequence is MQPHFLPPREFAAIDLGSNSFHMIVARIVNGSIQVLSRIKRRVRLADGLNEERILSQEAIERGVACLALFADRLAGFAPENVKVVGTYTLRRAVNKEAFLAEAAKVFPYEIKIISGQEEARLIYSGVSHTQPEKGRKLVVDIGGGSTEMSIGDDFQPLRAESRHMGCVSFAKRFFPQGELSKERFEAAYHLAMEKIEDLAWEYRELGWQCVLGSSGTIKTVSKVLMANGYRDGKITEPRLQELVTRCLAFSNLNDLKMKGVLEERADVLVPGLAILLALFHTFNIEAMRYSNGALREGVMYGLEKAFQVTDIRQRTAEALALQFDIDQVQAKRVQETAKVLFEQISMWRDAPQRYELYGILHTASLLHEIGLAINHNFAHRHAAYILTHTELPGFDHEQQTLLASLMRFQQKAFKRSQIRPINRFQNRDIITLIRLFRLAVLLNRSRQAVALPLDKLTLSTKYHHWKLAFPADFLADNPLVLADLIEEQDCLREIGWELLVE
- a CDS encoding peptidylprolyl isomerase → MITLHTNFGDIKIALNHEKAPNTADNFEQYCRDGFYNNTIFHRVIDGFMIQGGGMEPGLLEKPTRAPIKNEANNGLSNIKGSIAMARTSDPHSATAQFFINVADNTFLDYRAKEMFGREVVQEWGYAVFGQVVEGMDVVEKIKGVKTGNKGFHQDVPTEDVIITSVTVE
- a CDS encoding multifunctional CCA tRNA nucleotidyl transferase/2'3'-cyclic phosphodiesterase/2'nucleotidase/phosphatase, whose amino-acid sequence is MQIYLVGGAVRDKLLGLPVKDRDWLVVGAKPETLLAQGFEQVGKDFPVFLHPQTHEEYALARTERKNGTGYHGFSCDFTPDVTLEQDLLRRDLTINAMAEDEKGQIIDPYHGQQDLANRLLRHVSPAFAEDPLRVLRLARFAARFYRQGFAIAAETLALMQEMVKAGELTHLTAERVWLETQKAFQTDHLHIYFEVLREVGALEVLFPELARLFGVPQPEKHHPEIDSGIHTLMAMAQAKRLSPLANNPEALIFALLCHDLGKGLTPKDILPHHYGHEKAGLKPTEALCNRLKVPSEVKDFAKLVTEFHTHIHKIAELRPETVVKLFNHLDIWRKPARFEDFLLACEADARGRLGFENRDYPQREYARQLYLAANQVDVQAVIQDGFEKQAIREELNKRRKGAIAQWKQAQKK
- a CDS encoding adhesin, translating into MSADGKTAFAADNTSGAESAKANGQDSTSLGYGSDASGEKSTATGHSAKATGKNSTANGNGAKATGTNSTAVGQNAQATAENSVALGQGSIANEINTVSVGSVGKERRVTNVADPVKGTDAVNKRYVDNSINAVRKDLRKADKKLRGGIAGATAIANIPQVTQTGANLVGVGVGSYNGQSAVAVGYSKLSDNNKVIIKFSGAATTQGDYNFGAGVGYQWK
- a CDS encoding tRNA guanosine(34) transglycosylase Tgt, which encodes MKYQLHKTSGNARRGRLTFSRPKGEYTVETPAFMPVGTYGTVKGMTPEEVKATGAEILLGNTFHLWLRPGQEIMKMHGDLHDFMQWHGPILTDSGGFQVFSLGKLRKIKEEGVTFQNPISGEKIFLSPEKSMEIQYDLGSDIVMIFDECTPYPATFDYAKKSMEMSLRWAKRSRDRFDELGNQNALFGIIQGGVYEELRKVSVEELVKIGFDGYAVGGLAVGEPKEDMHRILEYVCPQIPADKPRYLMGVGKPEDLVEGVRRGIDMFDCVMPTRNARNGHLFVSDGIVKIRNAKYRNDITPLDPECDCYTCKNYTKAYLYHLDKCGEILGARLNTIHNLRYYQRLMAQIRQAIEDDRFDDFVVEFYQKIGKPVPPLQSNV